A single genomic interval of Palaeococcus ferrophilus DSM 13482 harbors:
- a CDS encoding DUF530 family protein, which yields MTTTEELVSKVNVILEDLKYSMDGLFGASPAELAFHLSSQLKTLQGLEDELERRVGVSVPSTAFLSKKDRDPNIEWLYRKKHNRALALERLKSAITAHRIALSHLAMHYHFYSGRKELSPMEVKDPEGVRVVDRNVKLGRLEILPHLAYSGDILRILSQREMAVREEFKELKAKLREKGRLQVRGYRIEVEYWENNRLKKTRVDLPSDADIDAELRKRFGRKFRWRVLTSIKTRGVLINNHYTVDNLALAYASLNPGEGTKLLALDIFRYYFLTSDRERENISLYPGIRGCVECHYSLFDEPFREEKFFRTGFGSMLLLKKCEIEGFLSGRRHELSSIPNYLLGGVILYGISPFDEKKVAEILGISEKELEDALWKVAISGIPLETFGDPSKFERFMPKEEIVVEFLKALQGEDDEGGDKGKKQRRAPKKNKRRA from the coding sequence ATGACGACCACCGAGGAGCTCGTCTCCAAGGTGAACGTAATACTGGAGGATTTGAAGTATTCGATGGACGGGTTATTCGGGGCCAGCCCCGCCGAGCTGGCCTTCCATTTAAGCTCCCAGCTCAAGACCCTCCAGGGGCTTGAGGATGAGCTCGAGAGGCGCGTGGGAGTCTCGGTCCCCTCCACGGCCTTCCTGAGCAAGAAGGACAGGGATCCAAACATAGAGTGGCTCTACCGCAAGAAGCACAACCGCGCCCTGGCCCTTGAGAGACTGAAGAGCGCCATAACGGCACACAGAATAGCGCTCTCCCACTTAGCTATGCACTACCACTTCTACTCGGGAAGGAAGGAGCTCTCGCCCATGGAGGTCAAGGATCCGGAGGGTGTGAGGGTCGTTGATAGGAACGTGAAGCTCGGCAGGCTCGAAATCCTCCCCCACCTCGCCTACTCGGGGGACATACTAAGGATACTCAGCCAGCGGGAGATGGCCGTTAGGGAGGAGTTCAAAGAACTGAAGGCGAAGCTCCGTGAGAAGGGGAGGCTCCAGGTGAGGGGCTACCGCATAGAGGTGGAGTACTGGGAGAACAACCGGCTCAAGAAGACGAGGGTTGACCTCCCGAGCGATGCCGATATCGATGCCGAGCTCAGGAAGCGCTTTGGAAGGAAGTTCCGCTGGAGGGTTCTCACCTCAATAAAGACGCGCGGCGTTTTGATAAACAACCACTACACGGTGGACAACCTCGCGCTCGCCTACGCCTCCCTCAACCCCGGGGAGGGGACCAAGCTTCTCGCCCTCGACATATTCCGCTACTACTTCCTCACCTCCGACCGTGAGAGGGAGAACATAAGCCTCTACCCCGGCATCAGGGGCTGCGTCGAGTGCCACTACTCCCTATTCGACGAGCCCTTCAGGGAGGAGAAATTCTTCAGGACTGGCTTTGGAAGCATGCTGCTCCTGAAGAAGTGCGAGATTGAGGGGTTCCTCTCCGGAAGGAGGCACGAGCTGTCCTCCATACCGAACTACCTCCTCGGAGGGGTCATCCTCTACGGAATAAGTCCCTTCGATGAGAAGAAGGTGGCGGAGATACTCGGGATAAGCGAGAAGGAGCTTGAAGACGCTCTCTGGAAGGTGGCCATATCGGGGATACCTCTGGAGACCTTCGGAGACCCATCCAAGTTCGAGCGCTTCATGCCGAAGGAGGAGATAGTGGTTGAGTTCCTAAAAGCCCTTCAGGGGGAAGATGATGAGGGTGGAGATAAAGGCAAGAAACAACGAAGAGCTCCTAAGAAAAATAAGAGAAGAGCTTAG
- a CDS encoding DUF1699 family protein, with protein sequence MRVEIKARNNEELLRKIREELRPGVTEVYVNLRPTKEIVVSILRQAPTVKKIGCPPSLYPKVSASVIRALNRIGIQLVPVKRSRGRPRKYDEETMRRIEALMREGKSPREISESLGIPLRTVYYMVNGK encoded by the coding sequence ATGAGGGTGGAGATAAAGGCAAGAAACAACGAAGAGCTCCTAAGAAAAATAAGAGAAGAGCTTAGGCCCGGCGTTACGGAGGTTTACGTGAACTTAAGGCCCACGAAGGAGATAGTGGTGAGCATCCTCCGCCAGGCCCCGACGGTGAAGAAAATAGGCTGTCCCCCGAGCCTCTACCCCAAGGTCTCCGCGAGCGTCATACGCGCCCTCAACAGAATAGGCATACAGCTCGTCCCCGTCAAGCGCTCCCGCGGAAGGCCGCGGAAGTACGACGAGGAGACGATGAGACGCATAGAGGCGCTGATGCGGGAGGGGAAGAGCCCCCGTGAGATAAGCGAGTCCCTGGGAATTCCCCTCCGCACCGTCTACTACATGGTGAACGGGAAATGA
- a CDS encoding DUF4129 domain-containing protein: MRANRVLPLFLLLLLMAAIFRSTARAGSSTFNLDWLFLALWAFYIMLGLAALRYLLSSSKRGTLGRKFTKKEWVGLILYLLAFIVAIRALTRKPPEIKGFTEAPAVRHFNLDLFDFNTIVEVTYRPLPLILYLIPVLLALIYILHRRRGRFSLENVRFDPRLEFDAIEGTPEERVIVMYKNVVAGLVTRGYPYQKSWTHWEHEEHLRKIFPDLSDLHTLTAVFEKARYGRSLTPEDVERAKKSYRVLIGYLTRPRLRE, translated from the coding sequence ATGAGGGCAAACCGGGTGCTTCCCCTCTTTCTTTTGCTGCTCCTCATGGCGGCGATCTTTCGAAGCACCGCCCGCGCCGGTTCATCAACCTTCAACCTCGACTGGCTCTTTCTGGCCCTCTGGGCGTTTTACATCATGCTGGGCCTCGCGGCCCTCCGCTACCTCCTCTCGAGCTCGAAGCGGGGCACCCTGGGAAGGAAGTTCACGAAGAAGGAGTGGGTGGGGCTGATACTCTACCTCCTGGCCTTCATAGTCGCCATACGCGCCCTGACCCGAAAGCCCCCGGAGATTAAGGGCTTCACGGAGGCACCGGCGGTTAGGCACTTCAACCTCGACCTCTTCGACTTCAACACCATAGTGGAGGTCACCTACCGGCCCCTCCCCCTCATACTGTACCTCATCCCCGTACTCCTGGCCCTGATCTACATTCTCCACAGGCGGCGCGGCCGTTTCAGCCTTGAGAACGTGCGCTTTGACCCACGGCTCGAATTCGACGCGATAGAGGGGACACCCGAGGAGCGCGTCATCGTAATGTACAAGAACGTTGTGGCGGGGCTTGTGACTAGGGGATACCCCTACCAGAAGAGCTGGACCCACTGGGAGCACGAGGAGCACCTCAGGAAGATATTCCCCGACCTGAGCGACCTCCACACCTTAACCGCGGTCTTCGAGAAGGCCCGCTACGGGAGGAGCCTTACTCCGGAGGACGTTGAGAGGGCGAAGAAAAGTTATAGGGTCCTTATAGGCTACCTCACCCGCCCGAGACTACGGGAATGA
- a CDS encoding MoaD/ThiS family protein produces MIRVKVIGRKIERELEWRKGMRVKDVIREAGFNTESAVAKVNGKVALEDAPVSDNDFVEIIPVVSGG; encoded by the coding sequence ATGATACGGGTCAAGGTGATAGGAAGAAAAATCGAGAGGGAGCTTGAGTGGCGGAAGGGCATGAGAGTGAAGGACGTCATCAGGGAGGCGGGCTTCAACACGGAGAGCGCCGTGGCAAAGGTAAACGGCAAGGTGGCCCTTGAAGATGCGCCCGTTAGCGATAACGACTTCGTGGAGATCATTCCCGTAGTCTCGGGCGGGTGA
- a CDS encoding RuvB-like helicase: MPIIEEVAKVSFERAGSHSHIKGLGLDENGKAKFKADGMVGQVKAREAAGIAVELIKRGKFAGKGILLAGPTGSGKTAIAMGIAKELGEDVPFVQIAGSEIYSAEMKKTEFLKQALRRAIGVRISEERKVYEGELAKLEIKRAKHPFNPYVEVPESALVTLKTKDDEKTVRVGREIAYQLIEGGIEEGDVIQIDAETGRVSKLGTVKEEEGIFLKRKVNLPTGPVLKIKEFTYTVTLHDLDVVNARSGGLFSIFFGGGMEINDDIRQRVDQAVKGWVEEGKAHLVPGVLFIDECHMLDIEAFSFLARAMESDLAPILILATNRGRTKIRGTDIEAPHGIPIDMLDRLLIINTEPYKKDEVREIVRIRAEEEKIEISDEAIEYLAELGEKKSLRYAVQLLAPAAVLTGGRVEREHVEKAEKYFADVRRSIEFVENLEGMLM, from the coding sequence ATGCCCATCATCGAGGAGGTCGCGAAGGTCAGCTTCGAGCGCGCCGGAAGCCACTCCCACATAAAGGGCCTTGGTTTGGATGAGAACGGGAAGGCGAAGTTCAAGGCGGACGGCATGGTCGGCCAGGTGAAGGCGAGGGAAGCCGCGGGAATAGCGGTGGAGCTCATCAAGAGGGGCAAGTTCGCCGGAAAGGGAATCCTCCTCGCGGGCCCCACCGGGAGCGGAAAAACGGCGATAGCCATGGGCATAGCCAAGGAGCTCGGTGAGGACGTGCCCTTCGTCCAGATAGCGGGAAGCGAGATTTACTCCGCCGAGATGAAGAAGACGGAGTTCCTCAAGCAGGCCCTAAGAAGGGCGATAGGTGTCAGGATAAGCGAGGAGAGGAAGGTCTACGAGGGCGAGCTCGCGAAGCTTGAGATAAAGAGGGCGAAGCATCCGTTTAACCCCTACGTCGAGGTTCCCGAGAGCGCCCTCGTCACGCTCAAGACCAAAGACGATGAGAAGACCGTCAGGGTGGGAAGGGAGATAGCCTACCAGCTCATAGAAGGCGGTATAGAGGAGGGGGATGTTATACAGATCGACGCCGAGACGGGGAGGGTCTCCAAGCTCGGGACGGTGAAGGAAGAGGAGGGCATATTCCTCAAGAGGAAGGTCAACCTTCCAACAGGGCCGGTTCTCAAGATAAAGGAGTTCACCTACACCGTCACGCTCCACGACCTTGACGTCGTGAATGCCAGGAGCGGCGGGCTCTTCAGCATCTTCTTCGGAGGGGGAATGGAGATAAACGACGACATAAGGCAGAGGGTTGATCAGGCTGTGAAGGGCTGGGTCGAGGAAGGAAAGGCTCACCTTGTGCCGGGCGTTCTCTTCATAGACGAGTGTCACATGCTCGACATAGAGGCCTTCTCCTTCCTCGCGAGGGCCATGGAGAGCGACCTGGCTCCAATCCTCATCCTCGCCACCAACCGCGGAAGGACGAAGATAAGGGGCACCGACATCGAGGCCCCGCACGGAATTCCGATAGACATGCTCGACAGGCTTCTCATAATCAACACGGAGCCCTATAAGAAGGACGAGGTCAGGGAGATAGTGAGGATCAGGGCTGAGGAGGAGAAGATAGAGATAAGCGACGAGGCGATAGAATACCTCGCGGAGCTCGGCGAGAAGAAGAGCCTCAGGTACGCGGTTCAGCTGCTCGCCCCTGCAGCCGTCCTCACGGGCGGAAGGGTCGAGAGGGAGCACGTCGAGAAGGCCGAGAAGTACTTTGCCGACGTTAGGAGGAGCATAGAGTTCGTGGAGAACCTTGAGGGTATGCTCATGTGA
- a CDS encoding carboxypeptidase M32: MEGVFQNETVNQILSKYRRIWALGHAQSVLGWDMEVNMPKEGILERSVAQGELSVLSQEFLLKPDFIELVEKAKGIEDLNEYERGVVRVLDRSIRISRSFPPEFLRERSEVTSQATKAWEEAKKSNDFSKFEPWLDRIIDLAKRAADYLGYEEEPYDALLDLFEEGLTTKEVVRMFDRLEKELKPLLERIMEEGRVPSEHPLEKEEYEREQMEKVNLWILQKFGYPLGVRARLDVSAHPFTTEFGIRDVRITTRYEGYDFRRTILSTVHEFGHALYELQQDERFMFSPIAGGVSLGIHESQSRFWENIVGRSMEFAGLIHPVLRENLPFMADYSPEDVYLYFNMVRPDFIRTESDVVTYNFHILLRFKLERMMLNEGVKAKDLPELWNDEMESLLGIRPKNYVEGILQDIHWAHGTIGYFPTYSIGTLLAAQFYYHMKKELNVEEHIASANFEPIKAWLRERVHKYGSIYPPKELLKKSIGEELNPDYFIRWVKERYL, from the coding sequence ATGGAAGGCGTTTTCCAGAACGAAACGGTGAATCAAATTCTATCCAAATACAGGCGCATCTGGGCCCTCGGCCACGCCCAGAGCGTCCTGGGCTGGGATATGGAGGTCAACATGCCAAAGGAGGGAATACTTGAGCGCTCGGTGGCCCAGGGCGAGCTTAGCGTTCTCTCCCAGGAGTTCCTCCTCAAGCCCGACTTCATCGAGCTCGTTGAGAAGGCCAAGGGCATCGAAGACCTCAACGAGTACGAGCGCGGCGTTGTTCGCGTTCTCGACCGCTCGATAAGGATAAGCCGCTCCTTCCCGCCGGAGTTCCTCAGGGAGAGGAGTGAGGTTACCAGCCAGGCGACGAAGGCATGGGAGGAGGCCAAGAAGAGCAACGACTTCTCCAAGTTCGAGCCCTGGCTCGACAGGATCATAGACCTCGCCAAGAGGGCGGCCGACTACCTCGGCTACGAGGAGGAGCCCTATGACGCCCTGCTCGACCTCTTCGAGGAAGGCCTCACCACGAAGGAAGTAGTGAGGATGTTCGACAGGCTTGAGAAGGAGCTCAAGCCGCTCCTCGAGAGGATAATGGAGGAGGGCAGGGTTCCCAGCGAGCACCCGCTCGAGAAGGAGGAGTACGAGAGGGAGCAGATGGAAAAGGTCAACCTCTGGATCCTCCAGAAGTTCGGCTATCCCCTTGGAGTTCGCGCGAGGCTCGACGTTTCGGCCCACCCCTTCACCACGGAGTTCGGGATAAGGGACGTGAGGATAACGACCCGCTACGAGGGCTACGACTTCAGGAGGACGATTTTGAGTACGGTCCACGAGTTTGGGCACGCTCTCTACGAGCTCCAGCAGGACGAGCGCTTCATGTTCAGCCCGATAGCGGGAGGCGTTTCCCTCGGAATCCACGAGAGCCAGAGCCGCTTCTGGGAGAACATCGTTGGAAGGAGCATGGAGTTCGCAGGGCTTATTCACCCCGTCCTCAGGGAGAACCTGCCATTCATGGCGGACTACTCTCCCGAAGACGTTTACCTTTACTTCAACATGGTCAGGCCGGACTTCATAAGGACCGAGTCCGACGTGGTAACCTACAACTTCCACATACTGCTCCGCTTCAAGCTCGAGAGAATGATGCTCAACGAGGGCGTCAAGGCGAAGGACCTGCCAGAGCTCTGGAACGACGAGATGGAGAGCCTCCTCGGCATAAGGCCCAAGAACTACGTCGAGGGAATCCTGCAGGACATACACTGGGCCCACGGAACGATCGGCTACTTCCCGACCTACAGCATCGGAACGCTGCTCGCGGCCCAGTTCTACTACCACATGAAGAAGGAGCTCAACGTGGAGGAGCACATAGCCAGCGCGAACTTCGAGCCGATAAAGGCCTGGCTCCGCGAGAGGGTGCACAAGTACGGCTCGATATACCCGCCGAAGGAGCTCCTCAAGAAGTCAATAGGCGAGGAGCTCAACCCGGACTACTTCATCCGCTGGGTGAAGGAGAGGTATCTATAA